The sequence CCACATCCGTCGTGTTCGGGAAGGATGCCTGGTCCCCGCGCAGGGAGGACACCCCGATCACTGGCCCCCTGCGCCCGCCCTCACGCCAGGCCGCCTCGGTCTGCGCGAGCAGATCCAGCGAGGGGACGAGTACCAGTACCCGGCCCGCTCGCAACTCCTCCGCACCGCGCACCGCCACCAGAGTCTTGCCCGACCCGGTCGCCATGACCACCTGGGTCCGCAGCCCCCGCTCCGGCACCGTCGCCCCGGCCGGCAACTCCAGGGCGCGCAGGACCGCGTCCACCGCTTCACGCTGGTGCGGACGAAGCTCCCGTACTGCCATACCCAAGGGCCTTCTGCTCGAGGCGACTGCCTGATGAAAGGCAGCCTAATCCAACGTGCTCCGTCGCCATCAGCGGCGCCAGACGCCCTTGAGCCGGTGCGCCGTCATGACGACCGGGCCGGGGTGCGGGGAAGCCCGATGGCACGGGACTCCTCTATGACGTGGTAGCCGGCGCTCGTATAGAGGCTCATGGCCACTTCGTTGCCACCCCATACGGTGAACATCAGCGACGAGTCGCCGGCCGCGAGCGTCGCCTGTTCGCCGGCCTTCATCGCGGCCCGCCCGTACCCCTTGCCGCGGTGCTGCTCCTGGACGTGCAGGGAGTAGCCGTAGGTGACCCCGGGGAGGTATCCGTGCTTCAGCCAGCCGGTGCCGATCCTTTCGCCGGCCGCCTCGAGCACGAGGAACGTGTTGCCGGGTGTGGCCAGGCCCTCGGGGATCAGGTCGGCGAAGTCGCGCTCGGACTTGAGCACGGCCTCCTCGGGGCTGAGGGCTCCCGACCGGACGATGCCGGCGATGTACGAGTCCTTCTCGGAGGCGAGCCACTCGGGGTACTCGGCCCGAGTCATCGGCCGCGCGGTGATGCCGTCGAGCGGTTGCGGCGGGGAACCGACGGACCGCGTCCTGACCTGGCCGAGGACGGAGTAGCCGTCGAACAGCGCGCCGGCGGTCTCGGTGAGCCGTGTGTACAGTCGGCGTGCGCCGCGCTCGGCGCACCAGTCCTCGGCCCACTCCAGGGCGCCCTGCTCGAGTCCCCGGCCGGCGTGGGACGCATCGACGCGGAGGTCGCCGATGAGGCCCTCGGGTGTCCCCTTGTCGTCGCTCACGATCACGGCGACGTGTCCCACTCGGGTACCGGCGTCCGTGATCTCGGCGACGGTCCAGTTGCCGATGCCGTCGCACGCTCTGGTGAGCATGCGCTCCGCGGCGGCCGTTCCAAGTCCCGCCGCCGCGTACGAGGCGCGCAGCCGCCGCTCGAAGTCCTTCCGCCAATGCGTGTGATCACCGAGGATGCTGAATTCCGTCACTTGATCACCCTAGCTGCGTTGTCATGGACCTGAACGCACACGTTCGGTGTGCTGTGGCAGTGGTGACTGCAGTGTCATGGGGGGCGGTTGTGCTTGGAGGGCTGTGGGCGTGTACGGCCGCGGAGAGGATCGAGGCGCGGTGTTCGGCGGCGTTTCTCGGGCCGGAACACACCTCGGGCCACACGGGAGCCCGGCCGGTCGCCAAGGGCCGGTCCGACGCCCGCAGCCGGGGTGCGACCGGAATCGACCGGCGCGTGTGCGGCGCACGTTCGGTTGACCTTCACCTTGGGGCAGGCCGCAGCATCGGTGGGGCCGGGCGCCGTGCTCGGCATGAGGAGGGCGGGATGGGACTGTTGACCATCGGGGTGTTCGCGAAGGCGTCCCGGCTGTCGCCGAAGGCACTGCGTCTGTACGACGAGCTGGGCCTGCTGACTCCCGCTCGCGTGGACCCGGCAACCGGCTACCGCCTATACGCCCCACAGCAGTTGGAGCAGGCCCGGCTGGTCGCCTGGCTCCGGCGGCTGGGGATGCCCCTGACCCGCATCCGGTACGTCTGCACGCTGGAGCCCGGCCCGGCGGCCCGCGAGATCCGCGCGTTCTGGGCCCGGGTGGAGGCGGACACCGCCGCCCGGCGGGACCTGGCCGCCTTCCTCATCGACCACCTGTCCCGGAAGGATCCCGTCATGGCCTCGACCGCCCGGCCCCTGCACATCCGCTACGCCGCCCTGTCCGACACAGGCCTTGCCCGCGAACGCAACCAGGACACCGCCTACGCCGGCTCCCGCCTGCTGGCCGTCGCCGACGGCTTCGGCACCACCGGAGCCCCCGCGAGCGCCGCCGCCGTGGAGGCGCTGAAGCACCTGGAGACCGACAGCATCCCGGCCGGCAGCCTCCTCGACGTCCTGGAAGACGCCGTTGAACAGGCCCAGCAGGCCGTGCACGGCGCCGCCGCGGCCGGCTCCCGCCCCGAAGAGGCCGGTACGACCCTGACTGCGATGCTGTGGACCGGCTCGCAGATGGCGCTCGTCCACATCGGTGACTGCCGGGTCTACCTCCTGCGTGACGGGAGGCTGTTCCAGATCACCCACGATCACACCGTCGTGCAGTCGATGGTCGACGAAGGACGCCTCACCCCGGAAGAAGCGATGTCCCACCCCCAGCGGTCCCTGCTGGTGCGCGCGCTGGGCCGGGGTGCTGACGGCACCCCCGACATGCGCCTGCACGACGCCCTGCCCGAAGACCGGTACCTGGTGTGCTCCGACGGCCTGTCCACCGTCGTGGCGACCGAGGAGATCCGCCGGGCGCTCTGCGGCACCAGGGAGCCCGAACAGGCCGTGCGCGAACTGATCGCCCTCGCCAACGGCTCCGGCGGCCCCGACAATGTCAGCTGCGTCGTGGCGGACGTGATGGAGCCCCAGCAGTAGCAGGCCGGGGGACTGCCCGCCGCAGAAGAAGTCCAGAGCTTCCGGCGTCTGGTGCGGACTCGCAGGCCGCGCCAGACCCGAAGTGGCACGTCCATGGCACGAGCCTGAATCCGCCGCCAGGCCTGTCCGACTGTCTCGCCGATCACCCCGACGCGGTCCACAGCCCCACGCCCGCTCGGCGGGCGCGGCGCACCGCTCCGTAACCGCAGGCACGATCGAGCCGCCCGCGGCCCGTCCCCGGGATCAGTACATCTCCACGCAGTCGTAACTCATGCCCGGACTCAGATAGGCGCTGCCGCTCGAGCCGCTGATGACGTTGATGGTCAGCGTGTTGGTGCCGACGACGAACGCACCGGCCGGGACGGAGTAGCTGAACAAGGTGTTGTTGCCGCGGTAGGTGCCGATGGTCAGGCTGCGGGAACTCGGCTGGCCGGAGGCGCCGCGTGCGGACGAGGTCCAGTCGTTCACGGTGATCCGGGGCCGGCCGCCCGCGTAGGCGGCGGTGATGCCGATGCGGACCGTGCGGGCCGCGATCTGGGCGGAGGTGAGGGTGAAGACCACCTTGGTGGGGTTGTTGACGTCCTTCCACTGGTAAGCGGGGAAGTCGGCGGCGGAGCTGCTGCCCACGGTGTAGGTGGTCGGCCCCCAACTGCTCATCCGCGCGTCGGAAGGGTGCATGGAGGTCAGCCGGGAGCCGTTCCCGAACGACGCCGGTGTGCCGTTCCACTCGCCGATGCGGAAGAGGGCGGCGGGCGTCGTCCAGGTGGACGTGATGTTCTGGCCGGTGGTGGCGGTGCCCGCCGACACCGTCACCGTGCGGGTGGCGACGGCCAGTTCGTCCTGGTACAGCGTCTGGGTGTACGTACCCGGCTTCATCATCGGGCTGCTGAAGTTGCCGGTCGAGGCGTCGGGCGTGCACCAGTACTGCGCCGTGTCGTTGGCGAAACCGACCAGGACGGCCGAGCCGCTCGCCGCGCCGGACGCCTTTCCCCTCACATAGCCGCGTCCGGAGTCCGCCACCGCGCCGCGCAGCCCGAGCCCGTACAGGAAGCTCATGTCGGGGGCGCTGGGCGTGCTCGTGCCGCCGACCATGAGCGCGTAGGGCCCGTACAGGACGCCGAGCCGCTGGTTCTCGGTCTGGTTGTGCGCGGAGTACAGGTAGTTGTACAGCTCGATCGACGAGTCCGTGCCCTGCTGCTCGATGTCGCGGAAGAAGGGTCCGCCGGCGCTGCTCTCCCGGTTGCCATACACCATGTGGACGCCGATGCCGCCGCCCGTGACACCGCGCGGGGTCAATTCCAGGGCGCGGCGGTTGGAGTAGTACTTCGAGCGGGTCTGGCTGCCGACCTGGTAGATGTCCGAGGACTCGATGGCCGTGCCGCCGCTGATGTCGGACGAGGTGTTGATCGTGCTGAGGACGGAGCGGTTGAGGTACTGGATCCAGCGGAGTTCGCCGCCGCCCGCGGAGTCCACGTAGGTGGCCATGTAGATGGTGTTCCGGCCGCTCGCCACGACGAAGTAGTGGACCAGGGTGCCGCTGCCGTACCAGTTGGTGACCGACTCGGTGACGATGATGTAGTCGCCGGTCTGTGCCGCGGTGACCGTCGCCGAACCGCCCAGTCCCGACTCGACGTGGGACCCCTTGGTCCCGGAGGGCTGGAGTTCGGTGTCGTTGTAGTTCAGGGACGTCATGTCGCCGTTGCTCTGGCTGATCCTGAAGGTCAGCCCGGCGCCGGTGTTCACGGTGTAGTAGCCGCCGCCGCTGGTGTAGCCGAAGCCCGCCGCGGCCCGCGCGGGACCGGCGGCCGTGAGAACGGCCGCACCGGCGCTGCCGAGGGGGACGAGGGCGGCGGAGGCCGCAAGCACGGACCGTCTGCTGAGGGCCAATTCCGGTTCCTTTCAAGTGGGTTGGAATCCGCAAGGAGTGCAGAGCACGGGGAAAGCGCTTACTGTCAGCCGGGGAACGTAGCAACGCCCCTCACACGCGTCAATCGACGGCAACCAATCCGTGGTGGCCGGCAACTTCACGGCATCAACGAGTCGGAGGCAGACATGACTTCACCTGCACACAGTCGCCGTACCGCACGCCGTACCGTCGTCGCCGCGGCCGCCGCCCTGGGCGCGGCGGCCGTCGCCGTCCTCGCTCCCGGTTCCTGGGCCGGCCCGGCCCGGGCCGCACGCCCGGCGGTGGCGTTCGAC comes from Streptomyces sp. FXJ1.172 and encodes:
- a CDS encoding GNAT family N-acetyltransferase, with the protein product MTEFSILGDHTHWRKDFERRLRASYAAAGLGTAAAERMLTRACDGIGNWTVAEITDAGTRVGHVAVIVSDDKGTPEGLIGDLRVDASHAGRGLEQGALEWAEDWCAERGARRLYTRLTETAGALFDGYSVLGQVRTRSVGSPPQPLDGITARPMTRAEYPEWLASEKDSYIAGIVRSGALSPEEAVLKSERDFADLIPEGLATPGNTFLVLEAAGERIGTGWLKHGYLPGVTYGYSLHVQEQHRGKGYGRAAMKAGEQATLAAGDSSLMFTVWGGNEVAMSLYTSAGYHVIEESRAIGLPRTPARSS
- a CDS encoding rhamnogalacturonan lyase B N-terminal domain-containing protein, giving the protein MALSRRSVLAASAALVPLGSAGAAVLTAAGPARAAAGFGYTSGGGYYTVNTGAGLTFRISQSNGDMTSLNYNDTELQPSGTKGSHVESGLGGSATVTAAQTGDYIIVTESVTNWYGSGTLVHYFVVASGRNTIYMATYVDSAGGGELRWIQYLNRSVLSTINTSSDISGGTAIESSDIYQVGSQTRSKYYSNRRALELTPRGVTGGGIGVHMVYGNRESSAGGPFFRDIEQQGTDSSIELYNYLYSAHNQTENQRLGVLYGPYALMVGGTSTPSAPDMSFLYGLGLRGAVADSGRGYVRGKASGAASGSAVLVGFANDTAQYWCTPDASTGNFSSPMMKPGTYTQTLYQDELAVATRTVTVSAGTATTGQNITSTWTTPAALFRIGEWNGTPASFGNGSRLTSMHPSDARMSSWGPTTYTVGSSSAADFPAYQWKDVNNPTKVVFTLTSAQIAARTVRIGITAAYAGGRPRITVNDWTSSARGASGQPSSRSLTIGTYRGNNTLFSYSVPAGAFVVGTNTLTINVISGSSGSAYLSPGMSYDCVEMY
- a CDS encoding protein phosphatase 2C domain-containing protein, whose translation is MGLLTIGVFAKASRLSPKALRLYDELGLLTPARVDPATGYRLYAPQQLEQARLVAWLRRLGMPLTRIRYVCTLEPGPAAREIRAFWARVEADTAARRDLAAFLIDHLSRKDPVMASTARPLHIRYAALSDTGLARERNQDTAYAGSRLLAVADGFGTTGAPASAAAVEALKHLETDSIPAGSLLDVLEDAVEQAQQAVHGAAAAGSRPEEAGTTLTAMLWTGSQMALVHIGDCRVYLLRDGRLFQITHDHTVVQSMVDEGRLTPEEAMSHPQRSLLVRALGRGADGTPDMRLHDALPEDRYLVCSDGLSTVVATEEIRRALCGTREPEQAVRELIALANGSGGPDNVSCVVADVMEPQQ